The following are from one region of the Anomaloglossus baeobatrachus isolate aAnoBae1 chromosome 1, aAnoBae1.hap1, whole genome shotgun sequence genome:
- the RPL36 gene encoding large ribosomal subunit protein eL36 — protein MAIRYPMAVGLNKGHKVTKNVAKVRHSRRRGRLTKHTKFVRDMIREVCGFAPYERRAMELLKVSKDKRALKFIKKRIGTHIRAKRKREELSNVLAAMRKAAAKKD, from the exons ATGGCTATCAGGTATCCTATGGCCGTGGGCCTTAACAAAGGCCATAAAGTGACCAAGAATGTCGCAAAAGTCAGGCACTCCCGCAGGAGAGGG CGTCTGACAAAGCACACCAAATTTGTCCGTGACATGATCCGTGAAGTTTGTGGCTTTGCTCCTTATGAGAGACGTGCCATGGAGTTGCTGAAAGTGTCTAAGGATAAAAGAGCTCTTAAGTTCATTAAGAAAAGG ATTGGAACTCACATCAGGgccaagagaaagagagaagaactcAGCAATGTGTTGGCTGCAATGAGAAAGGCTGCCGCCAAGAAAGATTAA